The Trypanosoma brucei brucei TREU927 chromosome 4, complete sequence genomic sequence GACACGTACCGCGCGCACAAATGAGTACGGGTAATGCCCAAAATGGAAGATGCAAAAATACTCCTTGGACTCCGTGCCCACAACGAAGGTACTTCCATCCCTTCAGTATGGTTTCACCGGATTCCAAACCCATCTCACGCATCCCCCCCCCTACGTAATGCTCGCACCGTTTAGCTTCACTTgatccttccttttctttaggTCTTCCATCCGGCATTCTTCTCGTACTCGGCGCGAAGccgcttttcctcctcagGGGACGGCTGCGGGTACATAATCATTACCCATCCTACCACCAGCGGTACCAACACAAGCTGAATTTTCAACATCTTAATTAGCTCTCCCTTGGCCTTGTCCTTTAAGCTCTTGTTCTCCATCCCGGGTTTATGGCCCTCAAACCCGCCCGTCAGCATCCGTCTGGAAACCCGAAACATTTTCGCTCAGGCGCAGCTCGGACGCGCACAGTCAAACCTTCCTTTATTTAAGGGGTATTGAGTACACGTGCGAAGGTATACACGAAAAAGGTAGAGATATCTCTGCCTCTCAACGCAgactttacctttttttctttcggtgGGCTTATGAGCTCTCCTTCTTCTGTTCGCCTCCCTTACTGAAGATAAATTAAAggtaaaaacagaaaaaaaaacagaagaaaatgaaggaactAAGGGGTACCCCACACACCACTCGGAAGGAATACCAACCACTACGAAACGCGACCGTAGAAAGGAGTTATACCAATGCGAGGAAACCTCTCAGAAGCTGTCTCAATAACTGACCGGCAATGCATCAGGCACGCAAATAAGCATCTGTTAAGAGAATACAGAAAGGTAGCAATAATACTGTgccaaaagggaagaaggagaggaaaataaagaggggagggggagaaaaagtggGAATCAAGTGCAGACACCGGTCGAAGTGGGACCCCTGTTGGATCATTTCTCcataaaatattaaaacacgcacacgccATACAGAAGCAGAGCTTTCCACAACTGtattaaaataaacaaatatggacatgaatacacacatatggaTATATGATGTTCTCTATGCACCAGTTTGTCGACCCTAACATGCCGCTCCCGCTACCACACGGCGTCACACCGCTCATCGTTTCTCCCAGCTTACAATACAATTGGTCTGAAGACCCGGAATATGCACGAGGTCCTCTCGAGGTGCTGATCGCTCCCTTGCACATCTTGGTTGAACAAAAGGCGGCGAAGCGTCCTGAATGTCAACATGTTTACCACATTGGCCCGCATATTGCGAAGCGGCTCGCGGTCAACACGTAGCAGGGAACGCATAATACAAGCCATGCACGCAAGGCATAGTTCAAAGTatatgaaaaaacaaaccacaaGGCGCACAAACAGCAGAAGAGGTCGACCCGCCCAATGGTGAAAGATCCCGATTCGTTTCATATCTTTGAAGGTACCACTCACATCTGGTTTTAGCAGCGGTTCGCCCACCTCCTTTGAGACGTGCCCACAAGCCATTAGTCCTttaagcatgtcattatatCCCAATGTAAAGAGATCGCGGTGAGTTGCCTCAGCTGGAGGGCAAAGTCCCCACCACACAGGGACAAAAACGGTAGGGTGTATGGTTGCTGAACTGTAGTAAAAGGGTGACACGGTGATGGTGCTGGGCTCGCCCATGCGGGGCGTTACTGTTGTGAGGGCGCCGTCACACACCCACTCGCCGGTACTCCTCAGTTTGAACGGCATGCCCACTAGTGGCGCCAAGCAGCAAGATGCGAGCATGCTTTCCACGATCTCATCGTAGTTTTTAAAGGTAGTTATCACCTTCCCTTTTATATAGGGGAGTTTAGTGACATAAATCTCTAGCGACCCATCGTTCAACTTTCCATTTAGCTCGGGATTATTTTCCAGATCCCTCATGTGTTTTCCAAACATATCCAACGAATCCTTCAGATAATTGATCATACAAAAAAGGTATATCCATGAAGACCTGTAGTGCTCGCCGTACATGATGACCCGCTCTCGGACCTTTTCAAAGCAATGCATCTTTGACACGAGCATCGTTGCCGCTAGCGATCCGGCACTGCATCCACAGAACCTAACACGTTTCCCCTCTGCAGCCAGCTTCTCCAGCAACCCGCTGTCGACAATTGCCTGAGCTCCGCCAAAATGATACATCTGAAGCCATCCACCGGCAGAGAAACTTAACGTCAGGTCAACTGACGGACTTTCCACAAGTTCGTCTTCGGTTTTGCGGTACCTCAGAAGCTGAGTCAGCTTATGCATCACCAAAGACTTAAGATATATGAGAAAAAATTATTGAAAGCGAAATCAAATATTGCAATGACAAGCGAAAGGAAGAGGCTTAAAACGGGAAACAGTACACAACGTCGCTACAACCTGTACAGAGGAAAATAACTATCCGACAAATtttcagaagaaaaataaaataaaaattaaaacattATGTGGAACAAATTATCAGCACACAGTGACCATACGAAGGCACACTCGCTGTAAAATCGGGCGAAAAACCAACAGGTGAGCTGCTTACTTCTTCGATTTCCTCGGGGCTGCGGTTGTGGTGGCGCCACCTTTCGCCTTGCGCTCCGCGGCACGGGCAGCACGTTCCTTTCGGAGGCGCTCCTCGCGGCGGATGCGATCCTTCTTGAGTGGACCATACCACTggctcttttccttcttcgtcTGGAATCGACCATGACCGATTTTACTGCTTGTGTCGATAAACTTCAGCGTAATCTTCTCCGTGAGTTTGCGCGATGTTTGCGGGGCCATGGGGCGACGGAGTGTGATGACACGGCGACGAGGACCGGCAACAGAACCCTTCAGCATCACGTAGTCGTTGCGGACAGTACCGTAGCCAACAAAACCACCCATCGGAGTGATGGTCTTAGCGGTAAGATCATAAGCAGTTGTGGCTTGGTTGGGTTCCATGGAAACTGCACGACCGAGCTGGTAAATCTTCTTGTTGAGGTGTGTACGGTGGTGGTAACCATGCTGACCAGCACGAGCAACGGTGTACATGACACGAGACGGATGCCATGCGCCAATGCACGCAACCTTACGTAGACCACGGTGAGTTTTACGTGGTAGGCACGCAACACCCCAACGTTTCACGACACCAGTGAAACCATGGCCCTTAGTCACAGCGCACACGTCACATGCCTCCGACTGTTGGAACACAGAGTCGATGCGAACTTCCTTCTCAAGTAGCGATTTGGCGAGTTCAATCTTCTGCGCAATGGTGCCGCCGTTAATTTGGATCTCGCTTACGTGAGCCTTCTTCACACCAACGCGGTTGTTGCGCAGCTTGCGGAGTTGCGTGTGTGCCACCACACGGATGATGTCAGCCTTCTTTTCGAATGCCTTCAACGTCCGTGCTTCAGCGAGACGTCCCTCTGTTGTGCGAGCGAACTGCTTGCGCTTCGTGAAGGCGAGCTGTGCGGACTGTTTCCAGTTCTTGTAGAAGCGCCGGCGGAATTCCACGCTGGTGTGGTGTGCCCACACGGTGCCAATCGTCTTGTGGCCCACAGGTGTCTGCCGATAGCCAACAATTCCGACAACAACCATCGGCGGTGCCTCAAGAATTGTCACTGGTTCCACAACCTCTTTCTTGTTCACCTTTGACCCCGGACGGTCGACATCACGCACAATATGCGTCATACCAGCCTTGTACACCATGAAACTGGTGAGATGAGGTTTCTGTGAGGGATCATCCTTGGGGAAAGAACGTGCTCGGCCACGAATCTGACGGCTGCGTTTGCGGGGAAGGAACCCAAGATGGCCGTGACGGGGGTGCTCGAACTTGCAGTGAGAcatgttggtgtgctcgCTTGTTCCTAGTGCAATTCGCGCAATTATATGTGACAACAAAGTAAAAGTGATAATTAcagataaagaaaagagagaaagaaaaggggaaaaggtaaCCGTGCGGTTAATGAGCCTAAATAAATTAAGCAATGTCAGCATTAAAGATTTGGCGAC encodes the following:
- a CDS encoding ribosomal protein L3, putative (similar to GB:AAF62506.1: ribosomal protein L3 {Trypanoplasma borreli}); protein product: MLTLLNLFRLINRTVTFSPFLSLFSLSVIITFTLLSHIIARIALGTSEHTNMSHCKFEHPRHGHLGFLPRKRSRQIRGRARSFPKDDPSQKPHLTSFMVYKAGMTHIVRDVDRPGSKVNKKEVVEPVTILEAPPMVVVGIVGYRQTPVGHKTIGTVWAHHTSVEFRRRFYKNWKQSAQLAFTKRKQFARTTEGRLAEARTLKAFEKKADIIRVVAHTQLRKLRNNRVGVKKAHVSEIQINGGTIAQKIELAKSLLEKEVRIDSVFQQSEACDVCAVTKGHGFTGVVKRWGVACLPRKTHRGLRKVACIGAWHPSRVMYTVARAGQHGYHHRTHLNKKIYQLGRAVSMEPNQATTAYDLTAKTITPMGGFVGYGTVRNDYVMLKGSVAGPRRRVITLRRPMAPQTSRKLTEKITLKFIDTSSKIGHGRFQTKKEKSQWYGPLKKDRIRREERLRKERAARAAERKAKGGATTTAAPRKSKK